AATAATACAGAAGATAGTTCAGAACGCAATACTATAGTTTATGATACCAATGGTGTACAAATATTACCAGAAGACTTCAAACGATTTAGATTAAATGTAGATTTTGGATCGCTTTACACAAGACAACTACTTCATAATTTTCACCAAACGGCCTCTCCAGACTTCGATTATGGCTTAGAAAGTAAAGTCTATGGTGCCTTAAGTGCAGATGCCAATTGGATTCAAAACAATGAGGCTTATGTTACTAAAGCAGATAACTATCAAATAGATTTAAAGATTCCTTTAAATTTAAATTTAGACGCACAACAAGTCTTAAACTTTAGATTGACAGACATTCAAAATTTCGATTATTCTCAACCGATTTATCTTCATGATATTGACAATAATCTTTATATTGATTTAAGACAACAAGATTTTCAAATTAGCTTACCTATTGGTAACTATGCTACTAGATTTGAAATCACTTTTGAAGAAACTAACACATTATCAACGGTTGAATTTGTAGAAAATAATTTTAACGTATTGCAAAACAATACAATATCAGAACTAGTGATACTTAATCCAAATAGCTTAAGTATCAATTTTATTGAGTTATATGACATCTCTGGTAAATTAATTTTTAACAAACAAGTTAAAAACACAAATACACGACTAAGTTATTCTACTAAAAACCTTAGTGATGGTGTGTATCTTGTAAAAACGACATTATCTAATAACAACACAACTACTAAAAAAGTAATTGTTGCTAATAAAAAATAACCCTAATTAAAACATATAAAAAAAGGCTGTCATAATTTGACAGCCTTTTTTGTTTATATAAGTCTAAAAATTACTTTTCAAACTGTTTAAGTGTTTTTGTAATAATACCTACACAATCTAACAATTGTTCTTTTGTCATCACTAAAGGTGGTGCAAAACGAATGATATTTCCATGTGTTGGTTTAGCTAATAAACCATTATCACGTAAAGCCATACATATATTCCAAGCCGTATCACTATCCTCTGTATCGTTAATTATAATAGCATTTAACAACCCTTTACCTCTAACCGAGTTAACGATATTTGAAGTTTCAATAAATTTAGATAATTCACTTCTAAATAATTCACCTAAATCAAAAGCATTTTGCGCTAATTTTTCATCTTTAATAACTTCTAATGCAGCTGTACCAATTGCTGCTGCAACAGGATTACCACCAAAAGTACTACCATGGTTTCCTGGTTTGATAACATTCATGATATCATCATTAGCCAATACAGCACTTACTGGATAAGCACCTCCTGATAACGCCTTTCCTAAAATTAATATATCAGCTTTCACTTCTGGAGTACCAGAACAGTGCTTATCAGAACAAGTACAGTTACCACAAGTCGCTAATAAACGTCCTGTTCTACCAATACCTGTTTGCACTTCGTCTGCAATAAATAATACATTGTGCTTCTGGCATAATGCTTTTGCTTTTGCTAAATACCCTTCACTTGGCACATAAACACCTGCTTCACCTTGAATAGGCTCCACTAAGAATCCGGCAACATTTTTATTAGTCGTTAAGACCTCTTCTAATGCTTGAAGATTATCATATTCAATTTTAATAAATCCATTAGTATATGGTCCGAAATTTTTACGCGCTACTGGATCATTAGAAAATGATATAATAGTAGTTGTACGACCATGAAAATTGTTTTCGCAAACAACAATCTCTGCCTCATTTTCGTTAATTCCTTTAACCTCATAAGCCCATTTTCTACATAGTTTTAAAGCTGTCTCAACCGCTTCAGCACCAGTATTCATTGGTAATAATTTATCGTAGTTAAACGTTTCTGTTGCAAATTTTTCAAATTTACCTAACATGTCATTGTAAAAAGCACGAGAAGTTAATGTCAACGTTTGCGCTTGTTTTACCATTGCACCAACAATTTTCGGGTGACAATGTCCCTGATTTACTGCAGAATATGCAGATAAAAAATCAAAATATTTTTTTCCTTCTACATCCCAAACAAATACACCTTCACCTTTGCTTAATACAACAGGTAATGGGTGGTAATTGTGTGCTCCGTATTTGTTTTCTAAGTCCATCGCTTCTTGCGATGTTAATTGGTTTAAAACAGCCATTTTTTCAATATTTAAAGTTATAAAGTAGCCATTCCTTCTGTACCTTTATCCTTTCGAAAGCTCGAAAATTCAGCGTGGGAGAGAAATCATCCCTAAGAAGTTGCAAATTAATAAAAAAGTTGCGATTAAAACCATTTTCGTTTTCATTTTAATCAATCAAAATTAGATTCGTAAAAAAATCATAAATCATAACTCGCAAATCGAAAATCCTTTCATTACTTTTGCATTTATGGCAAGACGAAATACAAAAAAGCAAATTTTTACTAATGTAGAAGTTTTAGATGCTGCAGCAAAAGGAAAAACTGTAGCAAAAGCACCTGATGGACGTGTTATATTTTTACCTAACGCAGTACCTGGAGATATAGTTGATGTACAAACATTTAAAAAACGTAAATCTTATTTTGAAGGTAAGGCTACCGTTTTTCATAAATTAAGTGATAAACGTACCACTCCTGAATGTGAGCATTTTGGCGTTTGTGGTGGTTGTAAATGGCAAGATATGGGTTATGAACACCAATTATTCTATAAACAGAATGAAGTCACTAATAACTTAACTAGAATTGGTCATTTAGATTTACCAGAAATCACTCCTATCCTACCGTCTGCAGAACAGTATTTTTATAGAAATAAGATGGAATTTTCTTTTAGCGACTCCCGTTGGTTAACTTTGGAAGAAATCCAATCTGAAGAAGATTTAGGTGACAGAAATGCACTTGGTTTTCATATTCCAGGAATGTGGGACAAAATCTTAGATATTAAAAAATGTCATTTACAAGCAGATCCTTCAAATGCTATCAGAAACGCTGTTAGAGATTTTTCTATTGAAAATGAATTAGAATTCTTTAACACCAGAAACCAAACCGGTTTATTACGTACGATGATGATACGTACCTCTTCTACAGGAGATATAATGGTTGTTGTTCAGTTTTTTAAAGAAGATGTTGCAAAACGTGAGTTACTTTTAAACTATGTTGCGGAAACTTTTCCCGAAATAACATCTTTACAATATATTATTAACGAAAAAGCTAATGACACCATTTACGATCAAGAAGTGGTTTGCTTTAAAGGTCAAGATCATATTTTTGAAGAAATGGAAGGTTTAAAATTTAAGATAAATGCAAAGTCATTTTATCAAACCAATTCCAACCAAGCTTACGAATTGTATAAACTAACACGTGAGTTTGCCGATTTAAAAGGAGACGAACTCGTGTATGATTTATATACTGGAACTGGTACTATTGCTCAATTTGTTTCTAAAAAAGCGAAGAAAGTGGTTGGTGTAGAAGCTGTTCCTGATGCTATTAGTGCAGCAAAAGAAAATGCTGAACGCAATAATATTACAAATTGCGAGTTTTTTGTAGGAGACATGAAAAACGTTTTTAACCAAGAGTTTATAAATACTCATGGTCAACCAGACGTTATTATTACAGATCCTCCAAGAGATGGAATGCACAAAGATGTTGTACAACAAATACTAAATATTGCGCCACAAAAAATAGTATATGTAAGTTGTAATAGTGCGACACAAGCTAGAGATTTAGAATTGATGAAAGACATCTATAAGATTACTAAAGTTCAAGCAGTAGACATGTTTCCGCAAACGCATCATGTTGAAAATATTGTACTTTTAGAAAAGAAATAATTTACATCGTAAATGAAACATTTAAAACCATACCTAGTATTACTAGTAGCTTCGTTTAGTCTTTTGACTTGCGAACGCGACGATTTATGTCCGGAAACAACACCTACAACACCAAGTCTCATTATTGATTTTTACAACAATAATGCGCAAGACAGCAGAAAAAACGCAACAGACCTATATGTAATTGGTGAGGATAATGATGACGTTTTAGATGGTTATAATGCAGAAACTGTTAACCAAATTATTTTACCGCTACGTACAGATACAGATACTACTACATTTTTTTTAACAAATAATACGGTTTTAGATGACGATGGTAATATTACCTCAGGTAATACAGATACCATTACTATAACCTACGACGCTACGGAACGTGTTTATGTCTCTAGAGCCTGTGGTTACAAAACCATTTATAAAAATGTTGTCGTTTCTATAGATGGAGGAACAGATGGTAATTGGATAATATTTGCACAACCAGAAAATGATAATTTAACAATTGAAGATGAAACAACAACTCACTATTTCTTTTATCATTAGTCTGTTTTTGTGCTGCAGTATAACATTGCACGCACAGGAAGAAGAGGTGGAAATGAAAAAAGATAGCATCCAATTACGCTATGGTTTGCGTTTAGGTACAGATGCTAGTAAATTAATCAGAACTGCTTTAGACGATGATTATTCTGGCTTTGAAATTAATGGAGATTACAGACTTAGTAAAGACCTATTTATTGCTGGAGAAATTGGTAATGAAGAAAAAATAACTGCCAATGACTTTTTAAGTGTCACTGCCAAGGGAAGTTACTTTAAAGTCGGTTTTGATTATAATTTATACGACAATTGGATCGGAACAGACGACATGATTTACACTGGTTTTAGAGTTGGAGCTAGTACATTTAGTCAAACTAGAACTAACTATACCGTCTATACAACTAACCAATATTGGGAGCCACAATTTTCGTCTTCTGAAAACTTGGAGTCTACTGGATTATCTGCGATTTGGGTAGAACTTATACTAGGTTTAAAAGCAGAGGTTTTAACTAATTTATATATAGGTGCTAACGTACAATTAAAAGGAATGATTACCCAAGACCAACCTGTAGATTTCGAAAATTTATATGTTCCTGGATTTACAAAAACATTTGATTCCGGTCGTATTGGTGTAGGCTACGGATACAGTGTCTCGTATCTAATACCAATTTTCAAAAAAAACAGAAATAAAGTAAAAACAAAAAAGGAAGTTGATAATTAATCAACTTCCTTTTTTTTATTAGCTATCTTTAATAACTAATTATTCATGTACTTTCCTTTTTTACTTCCTGCATAAATTTCATACTTAACTAATCGGGATTCTAACATCGCATTCATTAAGTGTATTTTTCTTGACGGTCTTAAGCCAACATGTTTTAAGGCTTCTAAATTAGAAGTAATAAACCACGCATTAGTATTTGGATAGCTTTGTTTTAAAGTATCTCCAATACTTTTATAAAAACTCTCCATTTCGATATCTAATCGCTCACCATATGGTGGATTAAACACCATATGCAATTTAGCTTCTCCTCCTCTTTGAGTTTTGAAAAAATCTTCATGTTGTATGGTTATAAAATCTTCTAAATGTGCATTTGCTATGTTTTCCTTAGCCTTTGTAACAGCACTTGGCGATTTATCATAACCAACTATCTTGTGATGAAAATCTCTAGTTTTTTTAATTAAAGACTCTTCAATTTTTTCAAATAAATCTACGTCCCAATCATTCCAACGCTCAAAAGCAAACTCTTTACGCATTAAATTGGGCGGTATATTACAAGCAATCATTGCTGCTTCTGCTAAAATAGTTCCACTACCACACATCGGATCAATAAAATCGGATTGTCCATCCCAACCTGATAACATAATTATCCCAGCTGCTAAAACCTCGTTAATTGGTGCAATATTGGTAGCTAATTTATAACCACGTTTGTGTAAAGAATCTCCAGACGAATCTAAAGAGATGTTACACTCTTCTCTATCTATATGAACATTAATTTTAACATCCGGAAATTTTAAATCCACACTTGGACGTTCTCCAGTTTCATCTCTAAATTTATCTACAATAGCATCTTTAGTTTTTTGAGCTATATACAAAGAGTGTGTAAACACAGTCGAGTTTATAGTAGCATCGACTGCTAAAGTCCCCGACGACTTTAAATAAGGCGTCCAGTCCATCTTATACACTTGATCATATAGATCCTGTTCTGTTTTAATTTTAAAACTATGTATTGGTTTTAAAATTTTTGTTGCAGTACGTAATGCTAAATTAGATTTGTACATAAACCCTTTATCTCCAGCAAATGACACATTACGTACGCCCGTTTTTATCTCTTGCGCACCCAATTGTTTTAACTCTTTTGCTAGTAACTCTTCAAAGCCAAATAAAGTTTTGGCAACCATCTTGAAATTTTCTTCCATTCTTTTCGTCTAATACTTTGCAAAAATACTCTATTTTTGCCGGAATAATAACCTTTATAAATAATTGGGTTAAGGATGGAGCAATTTGTTTGAGCTCCTCGGAGAGAGCGAGTTGCGAGAGCCTGATAAACTGTAGCTTACGCGGAAGTTTAAACCCCAAAATAAAAATATGAGTAAAAACGATAAAAAATGGTACGCTTCATGGTTTGATAGTCCATTTTACCACATACTTTACAAAGATAGAGATCATACTGAAGCTGAACAGTTTATGACAAATCTAACCGAATACTTAAATCTACCTGAACAAGGAAAAATATTGGATTTAGCGTGCGGAAAAGGTCGTCATGCCGTCTATTTAAACTCGATTGGATATGATGTTATTGGAGCGGATTTATCCGAAAACAGTATCAATCATGCCAAACAGTTTGAAAATGACACCTTACACTTTAAAGTCCATAATATGTGTCAGCCTTTCGGCGAAACTTTTGATGCCGTGTTTAATTTGTTTACTAGTTTTGGGTATTTTGAAAACGAAACAGATAATTTAGCGACTATCAAAGCGATTCAAGCGAATTTAAATGACTCCGGTTTTGGCGTTATTGATTTTATGAACACCGAATTTATTATAGATAACTTAGTCCCTGAGAATGTTAAGACAGTGGAAGGTATTGACTTTTTACAAAAAAGACGTGTGCAAGACGGTTATATCATTAAAGATATTAGCTTTTCTTTTGAAGGTGAAGATTACCAATTTCAAGAGCGTGTTAAAGCGTTTAACTTGGCTGATTTCGAGCGTTTATTTGAACAAGCTGGTGTTTATTTATTAGATGTTTTTGGAGATTATAAATTAAGTCCATTCCATAAAAAAACATCTGATCGTTTAATTATGATTTTTAAGTAAGTAATTTATTAAAACAAATGCAAAATTTTATTTTTCCCATTATAGCTGTTGTTTTAGGGTATATAATCGTTCTGCTTTTTAAGCCGAAACATAACCGTAGTCTAAAATTATTGCTGTCTTTTAGCGGTTCATTTTTACTATCTATAACGGTCTTTGACTTTTTACCAGAGGTCTATAATAGTAATGATAAGCCTATTGGTTTATTTATAATGATTGGTATTTTACTGCAAATAATATTAGAGTTTTTCTCTAAAGGAGCAGAACATGGTCATGTACATATTGATAAAAGCAGTGTTGATTTTCCGTGGTTATTATTTATAAGTTTAAGTATACACAGTGTTTTAGAAGGCATCCCGATCGAGGCGCATGAGCATTTAATTTATGGTGTTATTATCCATAAACTACCTGTCGCGATTATACTATCAACGTTTTTCTTAGCCTCTAATTTAAGTCGCTCTAAAAGCATGCTGTTTTTATTATTATTTGCTTTAATGACACCTTTAGGCGTGTTTTTATCCATGCAATTCCAGTTTTTCGAAAACTATTATTATGAAGTCTCTGCTTTAGTTATTGGTATCTTTTTACACATAAGCACCACTATTTTATTTGAAAGCAGCGAAGGACACAAATTTAATTTAGCCAAACTAAGTACCATCATACTAGGAATAGTAATTGCCTATTTTATGTAAATTTAGGAGTATTAATTTAGTATCTTTTTATTAAAAAATATGTTTTCAAAAGAAGAATCGCGAGAGATAAAAGAATTGTTTTGGACTAGTTTCGGAAAGTCTTTTCCAAGAAAATGGACCTTATACAACACAAAACTAAAAGGCTTAAGCTTCAAATTTTATTTTGATAATAAAAAAGCATTTGTAACCTTAGACCTTGAAGACGATCTTGAAAATCGTATTAACTACTGGGAAAAACTAGTATCCTTAAAATCTATTTTGTTAGACGAGTATCTTCCAGAAGCCATTTATGATGAAGACTATATTTTAGATAATGGTAAAGAGATCTCTAGAATTTATGTGCCTTTAGAGCAAAAAGTATCCATACATAATAAAAACTCATGGCAAGAAGTCATGGTGTTTTTTAATACACATATGGGCCTTTTTGAAGACTTTTTTGCAGAATATAAAGATATTATAGAAGATTAAGTCTATTTCAGTTTTTATCAATAGTATCTATTTTAATTATGTTAGGTATAATTAAAAATAACGACTTAGTATTTGTGTGTTTATTTTTAGAAGATTAATTACAGTAAGTTTTACTGATTTAATCTTTTTAAATATAAATGGTAGACAGTACTAGTTATAGTCATTTGACAAACTTTTCTCAAAACCAAATAACAGTTTTAGTGTTATTTACATGCGCTATAAAACACGCTTTATTGCTGATTTAAAAAAGAATTTATCTTTTTTAAATTAGCGCTATAGATGTGTAAAATAACGTTAAAATAAATTTAAATTCAGACTAATAACTAAATCTGTAGCCAATTACTTGTTATATTTGAGAAGCATGGATACCATATTACAACACTACCAAAACACCCGAAACTATACTCAAACTATATGTAATCCTCTAAATACAGAAGATTACACACCTCAATCTGCTGCTTTCGCCAGTCCGCCTAAATGGCATATTGCACATACAACATGGTTTTTTGAAGAAATGATCTTAAAATCATTTTATCCAAACTATACTGTTTTTGATAGTGAGTATTCGTTTTTATTTAATAGTTATTATAACAGCATAGGTAAACGTATTGAACGCCATAATCGCGGTTTAATTACACGTCCAAGTATTGAGGTTATTTTTAAATATCGCGCTTATGTGGATAAACATATGGCACAATTATTAGAGAAAACAACAGATCCTGAAGTTCAACAATTGACTATTTTGGGGATCAATCATGAGCAACAACATCAAGAATTATTACTTACCGACTTAAAATACACGTTTTCATTAAATCCAATTCATCCAAAATATACAAACACTAATTTAGTCGATAACACTAATTCTGACTCCGGTTGGTTATCTGTACCGGAAGGTGTTTACGAGATTGGTCATAAATCCGATTCGTTTGCTTTTGATAACGAATTAGGTTTACATAAAGTCTATCTACAGCCGTACAGTATAAATAAAGCGTTGGTTACCAATCAAGAGTATATTGAATTTATTGAAGGCAAAGGGTATCAAACAGCTAAATATTGGCTAGACGAAGGTTGGTACTGGATCCAAGACAATGCTATTGACAAACCCTTATATTGGGTTAAGATTGATACTATTTGGTACCATTATACACTCTCTGGTTTAAAACCTGTTAATCCTGAGGCTATTTTAACACACATATCTTATTACGAGGCTGCCGCTTTTGCTTTTTGGAAAGGTATGCGCTTACCAACGGAGTTTGAGTGGGAAATAGCCTCTGAAAACTTAAATTGGGGACAACGTTGGGAATGGACTAACTCCGCTTACCTACCCTATCCAAATTTTGAAATTGCAAAAGGTGCGGTTGGTGAGTATAATGGTAAATTT
This portion of the Olleya sp. Bg11-27 genome encodes:
- the rocD gene encoding ornithine--oxo-acid transaminase, with amino-acid sequence MAVLNQLTSQEAMDLENKYGAHNYHPLPVVLSKGEGVFVWDVEGKKYFDFLSAYSAVNQGHCHPKIVGAMVKQAQTLTLTSRAFYNDMLGKFEKFATETFNYDKLLPMNTGAEAVETALKLCRKWAYEVKGINENEAEIVVCENNFHGRTTTIISFSNDPVARKNFGPYTNGFIKIEYDNLQALEEVLTTNKNVAGFLVEPIQGEAGVYVPSEGYLAKAKALCQKHNVLFIADEVQTGIGRTGRLLATCGNCTCSDKHCSGTPEVKADILILGKALSGGAYPVSAVLANDDIMNVIKPGNHGSTFGGNPVAAAIGTAALEVIKDEKLAQNAFDLGELFRSELSKFIETSNIVNSVRGKGLLNAIIINDTEDSDTAWNICMALRDNGLLAKPTHGNIIRFAPPLVMTKEQLLDCVGIITKTLKQFEK
- the rlmD gene encoding 23S rRNA (uracil(1939)-C(5))-methyltransferase RlmD; translation: MARRNTKKQIFTNVEVLDAAAKGKTVAKAPDGRVIFLPNAVPGDIVDVQTFKKRKSYFEGKATVFHKLSDKRTTPECEHFGVCGGCKWQDMGYEHQLFYKQNEVTNNLTRIGHLDLPEITPILPSAEQYFYRNKMEFSFSDSRWLTLEEIQSEEDLGDRNALGFHIPGMWDKILDIKKCHLQADPSNAIRNAVRDFSIENELEFFNTRNQTGLLRTMMIRTSSTGDIMVVVQFFKEDVAKRELLLNYVAETFPEITSLQYIINEKANDTIYDQEVVCFKGQDHIFEEMEGLKFKINAKSFYQTNSNQAYELYKLTREFADLKGDELVYDLYTGTGTIAQFVSKKAKKVVGVEAVPDAISAAKENAERNNITNCEFFVGDMKNVFNQEFINTHGQPDVIITDPPRDGMHKDVVQQILNIAPQKIVYVSCNSATQARDLELMKDIYKITKVQAVDMFPQTHHVENIVLLEKK
- a CDS encoding DUF6452 family protein; its protein translation is MKHLKPYLVLLVASFSLLTCERDDLCPETTPTTPSLIIDFYNNNAQDSRKNATDLYVIGEDNDDVLDGYNAETVNQIILPLRTDTDTTTFFLTNNTVLDDDGNITSGNTDTITITYDATERVYVSRACGYKTIYKNVVVSIDGGTDGNWIIFAQPENDNLTIEDETTTHYFFYH
- a CDS encoding DUF6048 family protein produces the protein MKQQLTISFIISLFLCCSITLHAQEEEVEMKKDSIQLRYGLRLGTDASKLIRTALDDDYSGFEINGDYRLSKDLFIAGEIGNEEKITANDFLSVTAKGSYFKVGFDYNLYDNWIGTDDMIYTGFRVGASTFSQTRTNYTVYTTNQYWEPQFSSSENLESTGLSAIWVELILGLKAEVLTNLYIGANVQLKGMITQDQPVDFENLYVPGFTKTFDSGRIGVGYGYSVSYLIPIFKKNRNKVKTKKEVDN
- a CDS encoding class I SAM-dependent RNA methyltransferase; the protein is MEENFKMVAKTLFGFEELLAKELKQLGAQEIKTGVRNVSFAGDKGFMYKSNLALRTATKILKPIHSFKIKTEQDLYDQVYKMDWTPYLKSSGTLAVDATINSTVFTHSLYIAQKTKDAIVDKFRDETGERPSVDLKFPDVKINVHIDREECNISLDSSGDSLHKRGYKLATNIAPINEVLAAGIIMLSGWDGQSDFIDPMCGSGTILAEAAMIACNIPPNLMRKEFAFERWNDWDVDLFEKIEESLIKKTRDFHHKIVGYDKSPSAVTKAKENIANAHLEDFITIQHEDFFKTQRGGEAKLHMVFNPPYGERLDIEMESFYKSIGDTLKQSYPNTNAWFITSNLEALKHVGLRPSRKIHLMNAMLESRLVKYEIYAGSKKGKYMNN
- a CDS encoding class I SAM-dependent methyltransferase: MSKNDKKWYASWFDSPFYHILYKDRDHTEAEQFMTNLTEYLNLPEQGKILDLACGKGRHAVYLNSIGYDVIGADLSENSINHAKQFENDTLHFKVHNMCQPFGETFDAVFNLFTSFGYFENETDNLATIKAIQANLNDSGFGVIDFMNTEFIIDNLVPENVKTVEGIDFLQKRRVQDGYIIKDISFSFEGEDYQFQERVKAFNLADFERLFEQAGVYLLDVFGDYKLSPFHKKTSDRLIMIFK
- a CDS encoding ZIP family metal transporter, which translates into the protein MQNFIFPIIAVVLGYIIVLLFKPKHNRSLKLLLSFSGSFLLSITVFDFLPEVYNSNDKPIGLFIMIGILLQIILEFFSKGAEHGHVHIDKSSVDFPWLLFISLSIHSVLEGIPIEAHEHLIYGVIIHKLPVAIILSTFFLASNLSRSKSMLFLLLFALMTPLGVFLSMQFQFFENYYYEVSALVIGIFLHISTTILFESSEGHKFNLAKLSTIILGIVIAYFM
- a CDS encoding DUF4268 domain-containing protein produces the protein MFSKEESREIKELFWTSFGKSFPRKWTLYNTKLKGLSFKFYFDNKKAFVTLDLEDDLENRINYWEKLVSLKSILLDEYLPEAIYDEDYILDNGKEISRIYVPLEQKVSIHNKNSWQEVMVFFNTHMGLFEDFFAEYKDIIED
- the egtB gene encoding ergothioneine biosynthesis protein EgtB, whose amino-acid sequence is MDTILQHYQNTRNYTQTICNPLNTEDYTPQSAAFASPPKWHIAHTTWFFEEMILKSFYPNYTVFDSEYSFLFNSYYNSIGKRIERHNRGLITRPSIEVIFKYRAYVDKHMAQLLEKTTDPEVQQLTILGINHEQQHQELLLTDLKYTFSLNPIHPKYTNTNLVDNTNSDSGWLSVPEGVYEIGHKSDSFAFDNELGLHKVYLQPYSINKALVTNQEYIEFIEGKGYQTAKYWLDEGWYWIQDNAIDKPLYWVKIDTIWYHYTLSGLKPVNPEAILTHISYYEAAAFAFWKGMRLPTEFEWEIASENLNWGQRWEWTNSAYLPYPNFEIAKGAVGEYNGKFMINQMVLRGGSVATSKNHSRSTYRNFFPAQTKWQFSGIRLAK